TCAAAGGAAAAGGAAGTTCTGGTGGGCATAACGGATTAAAAGATATCCAAGATAAGTTTAACACTGGTGCTTATCCTCGTTTTCGCTTTGGTGTAGGAGCTGAATACAGTAAAGGTCGTCAAGTAGATTACGTTTTAGGCAAATGGAGTGCAGAAGAAGAAAGTGCAATGATTGAACGCATCCCTTTTTCAGTAAAAGCAGTTACTTCTTTTATTACCGCTGGTTTAGCTAATACTATGAATGAATTCAATGGAAAGTAACTAACTTTCAATCCATTAACTTCTATCTTAGATATTAATTATCAGAAGCATACCACTCTGCAAAACTAGTATCCGTTTCTTGTAGCTTAATGGCGTGTAGCTTAATCTTTTCTGGAAGCCTATCTTGTATTTTTTTAGCAAAATCAATCACCATCATTTCACTTGTTGGTTGGTAATCAACTAAAATCACATGATGTCCGCGGTCTTTTAACTCCTGTGCCAATTCAACATGAGGTGTGTTTTTATTAAATACTGTAGCATGATCAAACACATCTACAATTTCTTCTTTTACAATCTTCTTTAAATCACCAAAATCAATCACCATTCCATACTTCACATTAGATGTATCTGTAATTGGAGATCCAATTACGGTAACCGAAAGCTTGTAACTATGTCCGTGAACATTTTTACACTTCCCATCATAACCATACAATGCATGTCCAGTTTCAAAAGTAAACTGTTTGGTAATTCGAATCTTGCTCATATTTTATCCTTACTAAAAAGACCTCTATTATCTTTTAAATTTTTTGTTTGCTCTGTACTTGTTAAAAAAATACACTACAGCAACTCCTGCAGCTAAAATGGCAAATAAATAATCTCCACCCATAATATTCTGTTTTTATTCGCCAAAAGTACGAATTTGCTTTACAACTTTTGTTAAAATCCACACAAAACCTACTGAAACTACCGCTCCTGTAAACACCGCTAACATAGGGTTATGTGCTATCCATTGTCCTACTTCATACCCTGCCTTATAAGCAGTGGTACTTTTTCCGTTTTGAATTACAAACATTCTTATTTCTTAAATTTTTCTAATGCTTTTTTGGTAAAATCAGACAACACTAATTTACCAGATGTCTCTGCCCTTTCTATTAATAGTTCTTCCCAGTGTTCCGTTCCAATCCACAAGGCTCTTTTCATTTCAGCTAATGCTTCAGGATTATAGGAAGCAAGTTTTTCTGATAAGATTTCAACCTCTTTATCTAATTCTGTTTGCGTTTCAAAAACACGTGCATACAACCCTTTTTCTTTAGCCCAATAAGCATTTTTCCAACTGGTAGCATCTAAAGTTAATTCTGCTAACCCACTTACGCTTATTTTACGTTCTACGGCAGGTGCAATTACAAATGGACCAATACCTATTGTAAATTCAGAAAGTTTAATAGAAGCGTGTTCTGTAGCTAACACGTAGTCACAAGCGGCTGCTAATCCAACTCCACCACCTACAGTTTTTCCTTGTACTCTCCCAATAATTAGTTTCGAACAACGACGCATCGCATTAATCACATTCGCAAAACCTGAAAAAAAAGCTTTTCCGTCTTCTAAATTGTCTATCGCTACCAACTCATCAAAAGAAGCACCTGCACAAAAAGCACGATCTCCTTCTGATTTTAATACAATTACTGAAACTTCATTATTAATTGAAAGCTTATCAAATTCATTTGCTAAACGTTCTAATAACACACTTGGAAAGGAGTTACTTGCTGGATGCCCAAATTCAACCGTAGCAATCTTATTTTCAATATGTGTATATAAACTTCCGTTTTCTCTAGTTGTAGTCATTTGTTTATTGTTGTTTGCTCAAAATTACGTTTTTTGAGCAAGTGGTAAAAACTTTCTTCTAAACTTTATAATTAATGGAGTTCCTCTAGCAATCATCCATAAGAAAAAAGCAATCCAAATGGCGTACAGTTTATAATCTAATGAATCAAAAAACAATAAGGTAGGTATAAACACCAATCCTGTTGCCAATAATAAAATGTTTCGCAAATACTTCATTTCTCCCATCCCTTTAAACATTCCGTCATAAATAAAGGCGATAGAACATACAGGCTGCATAATTAAAATAATCCAAAAAGTATTGTAAAACTCCTGTAAAACGATTGGTTCTTTGGTGAATACTTTTCCTATGAATTCATATAAAACAAAACCAATAACTGTGAGTAAGAGTCCGAAAAGGAATCCGTAAGTAATTAATCGATTTCCTAACATGACTAAGGTTTTATATGCTTTTGCTCCTAATAATTTACCTGATAGTATATTTCCTGCGGAAGAATAGCCGTCAATCATAAAAGCCCCCATAAGCCATAAATTGAAACCAATCGTATAAGCTGCGATATAAGCGTCGCCATAATCAGTAGCATAGGAAGTACCAAAATATAAAGCAATATTTAACGCTATGGTTCGCACAAATAAGTTCAATACCATCACTATAAATTTTGGTATTTCTGCATTAAATGGCAAGCTAAAACCTAATGGAATATCTGTTTTTTTTATTAATAACACCCCCGAAATTATTGCCATAGTAGCTTGTGCTACAACACTTGCATATGCTGCCCCTTGAATATGCATAGCAGGAACAAACCCTTCTACTCCATACACTAAAACAACATCTAGTACAATATTAATAAACGTTCCAATGAGTGCAATTACCATCGGATAATAAGTGTTTTGCAAACCTCTAAACGTACCAAAAACAGCAATCGTAAAAAGCGTAAACGGGAATCCGAAAACACGAATTTTGTAATACTCAACAGAATAGTCTAAAATGGTTCCTGAAGCATTGTATAATTCAAAAATTTCTTTTGCAAACGGGTAACTCAACCCTAAAATAAGCGCACTTACTCCTAACACAATAACAATGGCTTGTGCTGGTAAGTTTTTTATTTCATCAAGTTTATCAGCACCTAAATATTGAGAGACAATAGATGATATTCCACTGCGTGTTTGCCCAAACACCCAAATTAACATCGATAAAAAGGCCCCTACAATACCAATCGCAGCAATACTTTCGGTAGCATTGTATTCAATATTCCCCACAATGGCTAAATCTGTAGTAGAAAGTAAAGGTTCTGCCACTCCTGCAATTAGGGCAGGCATAGCTAGTTTGTTTATATGTTTAAAGCTAATGTCGTGTTGCAAAACATTTACTTTTTCGTCAACATACGTTTTATTTCATTCAGCTTCATTAAGGCTTCAATAGGTGTTAAGGTATCAATATTTGTGGTCAAAATTTCTTCTCTAATATCTTCTAACAATGGGTCATCTAACTGAAAAAAGCTCATTTGCATATCTTCGTGCTGTGCTTCTTTCAAGGTTTCTTTAACCTCTTTGTGTGAATGTGAGTCTTCTAACTCTTTTAGAATTTTGTTTGCTCTATGAATTACCATACTTGGCATTCCCGCTAATTTTGCCACGTGAATTCCAAAACTATGATCACTTCCACCTTTCACCAACTTACGCAAGAAAATAATGCTATTATCTAATTCTTTAACCGATACATTAAAGTTCTTGATACGCTCAAACGTTGAAGTCATTTCGTTTAACTCGTGATAGTGTGTTGCAAACAACGTTTTTGCTTTCGATGGATGTTCGTGTAAGTATTCTGAAATCGCCCAAGCAATAGAAATTCCATCATAGGTAGACGTTCCTCGTCCAATTTCATCTAACAACACCAAACTACGATCGGAAATATTATTCAAAATCGATGCGGTTTCGTTCATTTCAACCATGAATGTTGACTCACCCATCGAAATATTATCACTCGCACCTACTCTGGTAAAAATCTTATCCACCATACCTATTCGGGCATTTTGAGCAGGAACATAACTTCCCATTTGTGCCAATAATACAATCAAAGCTGTTTGACGTAAAATTGCCGATTTACCCGACATATTCGGACCTGTAATCATGATAATTTGTTGCTGATTACGGTTCAACACCACATCGTTCGCTATGTATTCTTCACCTATTGGTAATTGTTTTTCAATAACCGGGTGGCGACCATTTTTGATTTCAATATCGGTGCTATCATCCATTAACGGACGTACATAATTATTCTCGGTAGCTAAGGTTGCAAAAGATTGCAACACATCAATCTTAGCTACATTTTGTGCATTTTGCTGTACAGGTTGTACAAAGCCAATAATATATTGTACTAATTTGGCAAAAATCTCAGTTTCTAATTGCTGAATTTTTTCTTCTGCTCCTAAAATTTTTGCTTCGTATTCTTTTAATTCCTCGGTAATGTAACGTTCCGCATTCACTAAGGTTTGCTTACGAATCCATTCTTCAGGAACTTTATCTTTATGCGTATTTCTAACTTCAATATAGTATCCGAAAACATTATTAAACGCAATTTTTAAACTCGGAATTCCTGTGCGTTCCGTTTCACGAGCTAACATCGTATCTAAATACTCTTTTCCAGAGTTTGAAATACTTCGCAGTTCATCCAACTCTTCTGAAACTCCATTTGCAATCGCATTTCCTTTATTAATATTTACAGGAGCTTCTTCTAAAACAGTCTCTGTAATTTTATCAATCAACACCTTACAATCGTGCAATTGTTTTCCTATTTCCTGAACTGATTTGTTATTGCTTTTTTCTGCGGATTCTTTTATAGGAAGAATTGCTTTTAACG
The nucleotide sequence above comes from Tenacibaculum singaporense. Encoded proteins:
- a CDS encoding 6-pyruvoyl trahydropterin synthase family protein, producing MSKIRITKQFTFETGHALYGYDGKCKNVHGHSYKLSVTVIGSPITDTSNVKYGMVIDFGDLKKIVKEEIVDVFDHATVFNKNTPHVELAQELKDRGHHVILVDYQPTSEMMVIDFAKKIQDRLPEKIKLHAIKLQETDTSFAEWYASDN
- a CDS encoding enoyl-CoA hydratase/isomerase family protein, coding for MTTTRENGSLYTHIENKIATVEFGHPASNSFPSVLLERLANEFDKLSINNEVSVIVLKSEGDRAFCAGASFDELVAIDNLEDGKAFFSGFANVINAMRRCSKLIIGRVQGKTVGGGVGLAAACDYVLATEHASIKLSEFTIGIGPFVIAPAVERKISVSGLAELTLDATSWKNAYWAKEKGLYARVFETQTELDKEVEILSEKLASYNPEALAEMKRALWIGTEHWEELLIERAETSGKLVLSDFTKKALEKFKK
- a CDS encoding MATE family efflux transporter, with product MPALIAGVAEPLLSTTDLAIVGNIEYNATESIAAIGIVGAFLSMLIWVFGQTRSGISSIVSQYLGADKLDEIKNLPAQAIVIVLGVSALILGLSYPFAKEIFELYNASGTILDYSVEYYKIRVFGFPFTLFTIAVFGTFRGLQNTYYPMVIALIGTFINIVLDVVLVYGVEGFVPAMHIQGAAYASVVAQATMAIISGVLLIKKTDIPLGFSLPFNAEIPKFIVMVLNLFVRTIALNIALYFGTSYATDYGDAYIAAYTIGFNLWLMGAFMIDGYSSAGNILSGKLLGAKAYKTLVMLGNRLITYGFLFGLLLTVIGFVLYEFIGKVFTKEPIVLQEFYNTFWIILIMQPVCSIAFIYDGMFKGMGEMKYLRNILLLATGLVFIPTLLFFDSLDYKLYAIWIAFFLWMIARGTPLIIKFRRKFLPLAQKT
- the mutS gene encoding DNA mismatch repair protein MutS codes for the protein MAKTKAKKVTPLMQQYNGIKAKYPDAMLLFRVGDFYETFGEDAVKASEVLGIILTKRGSGSESETALAGFPHHSLNTYLPKLVKSGLRVAICDQLEDPKMTKKIVKRGVTELVTPGVALNDEVLQSKSNNFLAAVHFGKKLLGVSFLDVSTGEFLIAQGNEEYIDKLLQNFTPSEVLVEKKHKQRFLEAFTNRFHTFYLDDWVFQKDYGDELLRNHFKVKTLKGFGVEELEYGIVAGGAAMYYLSETQHNKIEHIQSISRIAEDNYVWMDRFTVKNLELYGGNSVNSVSLLDVIDKTISPMGGRLLKRWLALPLKDLDQIQKRHELVKFLIDDDTFSETVTYQLKQISDIERLISKVATGKVSPREVILLKNSLKAILPIKESAEKSNNKSVQEIGKQLHDCKVLIDKITETVLEEAPVNINKGNAIANGVSEELDELRSISNSGKEYLDTMLARETERTGIPSLKIAFNNVFGYYIEVRNTHKDKVPEEWIRKQTLVNAERYITEELKEYEAKILGAEEKIQQLETEIFAKLVQYIIGFVQPVQQNAQNVAKIDVLQSFATLATENNYVRPLMDDSTDIEIKNGRHPVIEKQLPIGEEYIANDVVLNRNQQQIIMITGPNMSGKSAILRQTALIVLLAQMGSYVPAQNARIGMVDKIFTRVGASDNISMGESTFMVEMNETASILNNISDRSLVLLDEIGRGTSTYDGISIAWAISEYLHEHPSKAKTLFATHYHELNEMTSTFERIKNFNVSVKELDNSIIFLRKLVKGGSDHSFGIHVAKLAGMPSMVIHRANKILKELEDSHSHKEVKETLKEAQHEDMQMSFFQLDDPLLEDIREEILTTNIDTLTPIEALMKLNEIKRMLTKK